The genomic window GCCGGGCGCGTTCGAAGCCCGAGTGCACGCCCTCGAAGTCGCGGGCGGGCCGGGCCATCACGCGTTCGAGGATCACACCGACCTCGGCCTCGGCGAGCCGGTCCGCGACGCGGTGGGCATCGCGGCCGCCGACGATCACCAGTCGCAGTTCCTGGGCAGCGGCGAAGTCCAGGGCGCTCTCGATCTGCCGGGCGTCGTCGGCGTGGACGTACAGCGGGACCTCGCGATCGAGCACCGGGCCCCAGGCCTCGAACTCCAGGTTGCGTTCGGTGTGACCGGCTCCGCGCTCTCCGGCCGCGGCCCGGGCCCGGCGGTAGGCCCGCGCGCGATCGAGCAGGTCGGCCAGTTCCTGCACCGCCTCCTCGCGCTCGGCGATCTGCTTCTCCACCGGCGGGGCGTCACCGCCGTGACGCAGGCGCACGGAGGGCCAGTTCATGTGCAGCCCCGTGGGTCCGCCGACCATGCGCTCCTCCCAGGTCCATCCGTCGAGCGCGAGCAGCCCCGCGTTGCCGCGGACGTGCCGTCCGCCCGGCACCACGTTCGCGTGGGTGATCCCGTTCGACCGTGCCACCGGGATCAACTCCGAGTCGGGGTCGACCGACCGGTAGGCGTGCAGGCGGGCGTTGTGCTCGCCCATCTCGTTCACGTCCATGGTCGCGCGGACCGAGGCGATCTCGGTGAGCCCGAGCG from Candidatus Krumholzibacteriia bacterium includes these protein-coding regions:
- a CDS encoding amidohydrolase family protein, with translation LGLTEIASVRATMDVNEMGEHNARLHAYRSVDPDSELIPVARSNGITHANVVPGGRHVRGNAGLLALDGWTWEERMVGGPTGLHMNWPSVRLRHGGDAPPVEKQIAEREEAVQELADLLDRARAYRRARAAAGERGAGHTERNLEFEAWGPVLDREVPLYVHADDARQIESALDFAAAQELRLVIVGGRDAHRVADRLAEAEVGVILERVMARPARDFEGVHSGFERARRLHEAGVVAAISVGSGGWFDSIARNLPFHAGMARAHGLPDGAALASVTLNPARILGVDDRMGSIEVGKRAHLIATTGDVLEIREPVARMWIDGHEVDLTDRHDRLYERYRDRPAPADD